A window of the Mesotoga prima MesG1.Ag.4.2 genome harbors these coding sequences:
- a CDS encoding PAS domain S-box protein, whose translation MSVDSFDSASTKEPSNVILLEIGRNGLIEWMNEEAKSLFGAVRGESFFSLENKLTDCLKTEIIDRVFTEGALFSTTCSESQQISVTPVHTNDGGVERVVLSIAECEIAKVKLQSLQLKRELHLINKISKFMWEKDRSVSSLMIFLANELPNAMSYPDLASVKIICDGKEYLSPNFRETSLSSTYPIQSEKADFGFITEYYDESSEMDPSELFNENEKSLFSTVAERAGEIVERIKTSRTFFEVLESIGDGVVSTDMEGRIVFINNVAAKMIGKEESEAVGEQINKVLKLYDSETGRRILLDTKKMITAEGSISFHPNAAIVSPAGTMRLLADSAEFVQDDDGEVIGIVHSFKDVTEERGFLKRLADNESRFRLLFDNMGMGVMICSVEGHAEKFILRDVNKAAERLEGVRREKLIGRDIVEAFHGSERFGLVEVFRKVYSSGEPAHIPATHYSDKTGSGWKEVSVFKLPSGEIVSLYQDVTQRWRYQTELEMQSHILNEVGKAIVATDSNREITFWNKAAEELYGWKSEEVIGKKASEVLMPEGNEKKVNEIFSSLLEKGIWKGVFSQKKRNGEIFIAEMTDLVVPVEDGKSRIFVNVSSDITEQKRTEETLKNTLRSTVEVLSVITESRSPFSVGHQKNVSRLASEIARKLGLGEERLGFVTLAGLMLDVGMIAVPSEILSKTGLLNDIERRLIEQHVVKGKEILEKADFFRPIIDQIYQHHERLDGSGYPRGLKGDEIILEARILAVADVFESMVSHRPQRPALGIEKALLELKSNAGTLF comes from the coding sequence ATGTCCGTGGATTCTTTTGATTCAGCTTCCACTAAAGAGCCTTCAAACGTTATTCTTCTTGAGATCGGTAGAAATGGCTTGATAGAATGGATGAACGAAGAGGCCAAGAGTCTCTTTGGAGCAGTTCGTGGCGAATCCTTCTTTTCTCTTGAAAACAAGCTCACCGATTGCTTGAAGACAGAAATCATTGACAGGGTGTTCACTGAAGGAGCTCTTTTCAGCACCACATGCAGTGAGTCACAGCAGATAAGTGTGACACCGGTTCACACAAATGATGGAGGTGTTGAAAGGGTTGTCTTGTCAATCGCTGAGTGTGAAATTGCGAAAGTCAAGCTGCAATCACTTCAACTGAAGAGAGAGCTCCATCTGATCAACAAGATATCAAAGTTTATGTGGGAGAAAGATCGCTCAGTTTCTTCGCTAATGATTTTTCTTGCGAATGAGCTCCCCAATGCAATGAGCTATCCCGATCTCGCATCCGTTAAGATCATCTGCGATGGGAAGGAATACTTATCGCCCAATTTCCGTGAGACTTCACTCTCTTCGACATATCCTATTCAATCAGAGAAGGCGGACTTCGGTTTCATTACAGAATACTACGACGAGAGTTCTGAAATGGATCCGAGTGAATTGTTCAACGAAAACGAGAAATCGCTTTTCTCAACGGTTGCCGAGAGAGCAGGAGAGATCGTGGAGAGAATCAAAACTTCAAGGACCTTTTTTGAAGTTCTTGAAAGCATAGGAGACGGAGTTGTCTCGACAGATATGGAAGGAAGAATAGTCTTCATAAATAACGTTGCAGCAAAGATGATAGGTAAAGAAGAATCTGAAGCGGTTGGCGAGCAGATAAACAAGGTTCTCAAGCTTTATGACTCTGAAACTGGTCGGCGAATACTTCTCGACACAAAGAAGATGATTACTGCAGAAGGGTCAATATCCTTTCATCCTAATGCTGCGATCGTCTCACCTGCCGGAACTATGCGGCTGCTGGCCGATTCAGCGGAGTTCGTTCAGGATGATGATGGAGAAGTAATCGGTATCGTCCATTCCTTCAAAGACGTTACTGAAGAAAGGGGCTTTCTGAAAAGACTTGCTGACAACGAGTCAAGATTCAGATTGCTGTTCGATAATATGGGAATGGGAGTAATGATCTGCTCCGTAGAAGGTCATGCCGAAAAGTTCATCCTTAGAGATGTAAACAAGGCAGCTGAAAGGCTTGAAGGAGTGCGAAGAGAGAAGCTTATCGGAAGAGATATAGTGGAAGCATTTCACGGTTCAGAACGCTTTGGTTTAGTCGAAGTATTTAGAAAGGTATATTCCTCAGGAGAGCCGGCCCACATTCCTGCAACCCATTACTCTGACAAGACAGGGAGCGGATGGAAAGAAGTTAGCGTTTTCAAGCTACCCTCCGGTGAGATTGTAAGCCTCTATCAAGACGTCACGCAGAGGTGGAGATATCAGACGGAGCTCGAGATGCAGTCTCATATTCTTAATGAGGTCGGAAAGGCAATTGTAGCTACCGATTCAAACAGAGAAATTACCTTCTGGAACAAGGCTGCAGAGGAATTATATGGCTGGAAGTCGGAGGAAGTAATTGGCAAAAAAGCAAGCGAGGTCCTGATGCCAGAAGGAAATGAAAAAAAAGTAAACGAAATCTTCAGCTCGCTTCTTGAGAAAGGGATCTGGAAAGGAGTCTTTTCTCAAAAGAAGAGAAATGGAGAGATCTTCATCGCGGAGATGACTGATCTCGTGGTTCCAGTCGAAGATGGAAAATCAAGAATCTTTGTCAATGTATCTTCTGACATCACGGAGCAAAAAAGAACTGAAGAGACCCTTAAGAATACGTTGAGATCAACAGTAGAGGTTCTTTCGGTGATCACGGAGTCTAGAAGTCCATTTTCCGTCGGCCATCAGAAGAATGTTTCTAGGCTGGCTTCTGAGATCGCCAGAAAACTTGGTCTTGGCGAAGAGAGGCTGGGGTTTGTAACTCTGGCGGGACTAATGCTGGATGTCGGTATGATTGCAGTTCCAAGCGAAATTCTGTCGAAGACCGGGCTTCTAAATGACATAGAACGGCGACTTATAGAGCAACATGTTGTCAAAGGAAAGGAGATACTTGAGAAGGCGGATTTCTTCCGGCCTATCATAGATCAGATTTATCAACATCATGAGAGACTCGATGGTTCGGGGTATCCCCGCGGTCTGAAAGGTGATGAGATAATTTTGGAGGCAAGAATACTCGCAGTCGCAGACGTCTTTGAATCCATGGTTTCTCATAGACCTCAACGTCCCGCCCTTGGAATCGAAAAAGCTCTCTTAGAACTGAAAAGCAACGCAGGAACTCTTTTTTGA